The stretch of DNA AAAGATCGGATCCTTGATTTCCAGCTTCGAGAGTAGCGTATCGCACGCCTTCTTGATGATCGTGGCCCGCGGATCGAAGTTCTTGTAAACGCGGTGACCGAAGCCCATCAGGCGGAACTTGCTGGTCTTGTCTTTGGCCAGCTTGACGTACTTTTCGACGTCCTTGCCGTCGGCGATGATCTTCTCGAGCATCGAGACGACCGCTTCGTTGGCGCCGCCATGTAGCGGGCCCCACAAGGCGCTGATGCCGGCCGAGATCGACGCAAACAGGTTGGCGTCCGAAGAGCCGACCATGCGAACGGTCGACGTGCTGCAGTTTTGCTCGTGGTCGGCGTGAACGATCAGCAGCAGATTGAGTGCGCTGACGAAGTCGGGATCGACGTGGAACGGTTCGCTCGGAACGGCGAACATCATCTGCAGGAAGTTCTCGCAGTACGACAGGTCGTTTTGCGGATAGACGAACGGCTGACCGACCGACTTCTTGAAGCTGTAGGCGGCGATCGTCGGCAATTTGGCCAACAACCGGTGAATCGAGACCTCGACCTGACGCGGATCGTGCGGGTTGAGCGAGTCTTGATAGAAGGTCGAAAGCGCGCTGACCACCGAGCTGAGAATCGCCATCGGATGGGCGTCGCGGGGGAAGCCGTTGTAGAATGACCGCATGTCTTCGTGCAGCATCGTGTGCCGGCGGATCGACTTGCGGAAGTCCATAATTTCCTGCTCGGTCGGCAATTCGCCGTAGATCAGCAGGTACATGACCTCGACAAAGTCGCAGTTGCTGGCGAGCTGTTCGATCGGATAGCCGCGATACCGCAGAATTCCCTTCTCGCCGTCCAGATAGGTGATGTTGCTAGTGGTGGAGCCGGTATTGACGTAACCGTCATCCAGCGTGATGAAACCGGTTGCAGCTCGCAAC from Blastopirellula retiformator encodes:
- a CDS encoding citrate synthase, whose product is MTEVAHLRVRDAEIELPIVEGSEHETAVDIGKLRAATGFITLDDGYVNTGSTTSNITYLDGEKGILRYRGYPIEQLASNCDFVEVMYLLIYGELPTEQEIMDFRKSIRRHTMLHEDMRSFYNGFPRDAHPMAILSSVVSALSTFYQDSLNPHDPRQVEVSIHRLLAKLPTIAAYSFKKSVGQPFVYPQNDLSYCENFLQMMFAVPSEPFHVDPDFVSALNLLLIVHADHEQNCSTSTVRMVGSSDANLFASISAGISALWGPLHGGANEAVVSMLEKIIADGKDVEKYVKLAKDKTSKFRLMGFGHRVYKNFDPRATIIKKACDTLLSKLEIKDPIFEVAQRLEEVALNDEYFIERKLYPNVDFYSGVIYRAIGIPVQMFTVLFAIGRLPGWIAHWKEMQGSPTKRICRPRQVYTGETERDFVPLEKRG